The proteins below are encoded in one region of Borrelia duttonii Ly:
- a CDS encoding LCP family protein: MRRELFFLVLIILIILGIVIFFVDISKREQIYFELNTKSNISFLFLVEDDNENLLSMQEVFINIKTGNVGFLDIPIYTGYEDFKGNISWFEALYKKNNFTEFLVKVSKQLNHEPDYYIRFKKDNFVRFVDYLGGVRFLVRNPVKVYNLVHSILIPSGNSIFDGDKVYDYLSYFRDIASYDERFEFYKEFFKKILAQFANFQEEYDYFSKMYVMLDTNLSETVFKYILSNYKINDEKLIFFNIKGQEETFKDDDDNLIKVIFPYYGGAVLKESIENLNRILIDGTKTEDVIKIIILNGTQTAGLARNVADIFKSLKFKVIRFGNADKHNYSNTLIINNSDNLEIAIKAGDVIRARNIKPISEFHMDILGLDISDMGPDVVIILGDDFDGRYVKSR, from the coding sequence TTGAGGAGAGAATTATTTTTTTTAGTTCTAATCATTTTAATAATTCTTGGTATTGTAATTTTTTTTGTTGATATTTCTAAAAGAGAGCAAATATATTTTGAACTAAATACCAAAAGCAATATTAGCTTTTTATTTCTTGTAGAAGATGATAATGAAAATCTTTTAAGTATGCAAGAAGTTTTTATTAACATAAAGACAGGAAATGTTGGATTTTTGGATATTCCTATTTATACAGGTTATGAAGATTTTAAAGGAAATATTTCGTGGTTTGAGGCTTTGTATAAAAAAAATAATTTTACTGAATTTTTAGTTAAAGTATCTAAACAATTGAATCATGAACCTGATTATTATATTCGTTTTAAAAAAGATAATTTTGTGAGGTTTGTTGATTATCTTGGTGGAGTTCGATTTCTTGTTAGAAATCCTGTTAAGGTATACAATTTGGTACACTCTATATTAATACCTTCTGGTAATTCTATTTTTGATGGTGATAAAGTTTATGATTATTTAAGTTATTTCAGAGATATTGCTTCTTATGATGAGCGATTTGAATTTTATAAAGAATTTTTTAAAAAAATTTTAGCACAATTTGCTAATTTTCAAGAAGAATATGATTATTTTTCTAAAATGTATGTTATGTTAGATACTAATCTTTCTGAAACTGTATTTAAATATATTCTTTCCAATTATAAAATAAATGATGAGAAGCTTATTTTTTTTAATATTAAGGGTCAAGAGGAAACATTTAAAGATGATGATGATAATTTAATAAAAGTTATTTTTCCTTATTATGGGGGAGCAGTTCTTAAGGAATCAATAGAAAATTTGAATAGGATTTTAATAGATGGAACTAAAACCGAAGATGTAATTAAGATTATTATTTTAAATGGCACACAAACTGCTGGGCTTGCAAGGAATGTAGCAGATATTTTTAAATCTTTAAAATTTAAGGTTATAAGATTTGGAAATGCAGATAAGCATAATTATTCTAATACTCTGATTATAAATAATTCTGATAATTTGGAGATTGCTATTAAGGCTGGAGATGTTATTAGAGCGAGAAATATCAAGCCAATCTCTGAGTTTCATATGGATATTTTGGGACTTGATATCTCTGATATGGGTCCTGATGTTGTAATAATTTTGGGAGATGATTTTGATGGAAGATATGTTAAGAGTCGATGA
- the rsfS gene encoding ribosome silencing factor, translating into MEDMLRVDDIKKLCKIISDFGGIDVLGINVSSVCNWADFFIIVSFSSFKQMEVLYTEKLIAFFNERNLNCCLQGKGFLFDWTVISCGGLVIHLMSKNSREYYELEKIWDKGEVIYS; encoded by the coding sequence ATGGAAGATATGTTAAGAGTCGATGATATTAAGAAGTTATGTAAAATTATATCTGATTTTGGTGGTATTGACGTTTTGGGCATTAATGTTAGTTCTGTTTGCAATTGGGCTGATTTTTTTATTATTGTTTCATTTTCGTCATTTAAACAGATGGAAGTTTTGTATACTGAAAAATTAATAGCTTTTTTTAATGAGAGAAATTTAAATTGTTGTCTTCAGGGTAAAGGTTTCCTTTTTGATTGGACGGTTATTTCTTGTGGGGGTCTAGTTATACATTTAATGAGTAAAAATTCTAGAGAATATTATGAACTTGAAAAAATATGGGATAAGGGAGAAGTTATTTATTCTTGA
- the pth gene encoding aminoacyl-tRNA hydrolase: MNLLIVGLGNPGSNFLHTRHNVGFGLIDKLVMKNALSLRKAKNYEYADFNIDSRRIVLIKPLTYMNLSGNIFPFVFSKFYMKINNLLVVVDNVDLPLGKCRLRKVGGASTHNGLRSISESLGSTKYGRLYIGVGNNSAFALKDFVLSKFNDSELVRVKNVFNFLSEEILGIDEFSFEHKIATINSSSF, translated from the coding sequence ATGAATTTATTAATAGTTGGCCTAGGTAATCCTGGGTCTAATTTTTTGCATACTAGACATAATGTTGGTTTTGGATTGATAGATAAGTTAGTTATGAAAAATGCTCTTTCATTAAGAAAAGCCAAAAACTATGAATATGCAGATTTTAATATTGATTCTAGGCGAATAGTTTTAATTAAACCTTTAACTTATATGAACTTGAGTGGTAATATTTTTCCTTTTGTTTTTTCTAAGTTTTATATGAAAATAAATAATTTATTGGTTGTGGTTGATAATGTTGATTTACCTTTGGGAAAGTGTAGACTTAGAAAGGTAGGGGGTGCTTCTACTCATAATGGGCTTCGTTCTATTTCTGAGAGTCTTGGGAGTACTAAGTATGGTAGACTCTATATTGGGGTTGGAAATAATAGTGCTTTTGCTCTTAAAGATTTTGTTCTTTCAAAATTTAATGATAGTGAACTTGTTCGTGTTAAAAATGTATTTAATTTCTTAAGTGAAGAAATATTGGGTATAGATGAATTTAGTTTTGAGCATAAAATTGCAACTATTAATTCTAGTAGTTTTTGA
- the tilS gene encoding tRNA lysidine(34) synthetase TilS has protein sequence MVWDNIITRIEDFYKRNLLTKEKVIVAFSGGPDSTVLLLNLKKYLNNNIVAFYFAHYIRSKSEQDLEIEHVKKFCNLYDIVCQIKKCDVDIKIKAKQLGISIEELARKYRYNALLEALNENNASYVALAHNKNDQFETLIMRFFQGSFLDGFVGIPVINNFIIRPLLEVSREEIEKFLSVNNIVYSIDSTNHEDLYLRNKVRNNLVPVIKKIFKGYEKGLKRISDFSRELTNYFDREDFLPFIKGNYYYSFDAMVFFNLPKYLVFRSVFKILNLEKIVTNLSYGSLSEIFRVSLDNKRSNILLKNDDFCLEKRRDKVNLIFRRSEEMRRPFDFLLRVNEYHSLSLGKILLECLECEDDSILTLRCCSYEFRHKFFKKKLQSKKFFSKFVRYNPLYLMLLVLNDKIIGIIDLNTLNLMWSDKNILKKISISLFGGFLKE, from the coding sequence ATGGTTTGGGATAATATAATAACAAGAATAGAAGATTTTTATAAAAGAAATTTATTGACTAAAGAGAAAGTAATTGTTGCCTTTTCTGGAGGTCCAGATTCTACTGTTTTGTTATTGAATTTAAAAAAATATTTAAATAATAATATTGTTGCTTTTTATTTTGCTCATTATATAAGGTCAAAAAGTGAACAAGATTTAGAAATAGAACATGTTAAGAAATTTTGTAATTTGTATGATATCGTTTGTCAGATAAAGAAATGTGATGTTGATATTAAAATAAAAGCGAAGCAATTGGGTATTTCTATTGAAGAATTGGCCAGAAAATATCGATATAATGCTTTATTAGAAGCTCTTAATGAAAATAATGCTAGTTATGTTGCTCTTGCTCATAATAAAAATGATCAATTTGAGACTTTAATAATGAGATTTTTTCAAGGTTCATTTTTGGATGGATTTGTTGGTATTCCAGTTATTAATAATTTCATTATTAGGCCTTTGCTTGAAGTGTCAAGAGAAGAGATTGAAAAATTTTTATCTGTTAATAATATTGTTTATTCTATTGATAGTACTAATCATGAAGATTTGTATTTAAGAAATAAAGTTAGAAATAATCTTGTTCCTGTTATTAAAAAAATTTTTAAAGGATATGAAAAAGGATTAAAGAGAATATCTGATTTTTCAAGGGAACTTACAAACTATTTTGATAGAGAAGATTTTCTTCCCTTTATTAAAGGTAATTATTATTATTCTTTTGATGCTATGGTTTTTTTTAATTTGCCAAAATATTTGGTTTTTAGAAGTGTTTTTAAAATTTTAAATTTAGAAAAAATTGTGACAAATTTGTCATACGGGTCTTTAAGTGAGATTTTTAGAGTGAGTCTTGATAATAAAAGGAGTAATATTTTACTTAAGAATGATGATTTTTGTTTGGAGAAACGTAGAGATAAGGTTAATCTTATTTTTAGGAGATCTGAAGAAATGCGTAGACCTTTTGATTTTTTATTAAGAGTTAATGAATATCATAGTTTATCTTTAGGTAAGATTTTGTTAGAATGTTTGGAGTGTGAAGATGATTCTATACTAACATTGAGATGTTGTTCTTATGAGTTTAGGCATAAATTTTTTAAAAAAAAGTTACAATCAAAGAAGTTCTTTTCTAAGTTTGTAAGATATAATCCACTTTATTTAATGTTGTTAGTATTAAATGATAAGATAATTGGAATTATTGATTTAAATACTTTAAACTTAATGTGGAGTGATAAGAATATTCTTAAAAAAATTAGTATATCTTTGTTCGGAGGATTTTTAAAGGAATGA
- a CDS encoding 50S ribosomal protein L25/general stress protein Ctc: MYSSRILKYEGRSKFGSSCARILRAKSEIPAVVYGKESDVLHIKINSNEFDKKFAKFTDNTVLLLNDGMVEKCVFIKDVSENLTKKFIYHIDFYEVDRTREIERDISIKFIGASVGVKEGGTLSVLRNTVKVKALPLNLPEFVEVDLTPVKKGDQITLKDIVLSDNVKLSETDENLAVLFVK, encoded by the coding sequence GTGTATAGTAGTAGGATTTTAAAGTATGAGGGTCGCTCTAAATTTGGTTCATCATGTGCTCGTATTTTACGGGCAAAGTCCGAAATACCAGCTGTTGTTTATGGTAAAGAAAGTGATGTTTTGCATATAAAGATCAATAGTAATGAATTTGATAAAAAATTTGCTAAATTTACAGATAATACTGTTTTGCTTTTAAATGACGGTATGGTTGAAAAATGTGTTTTCATTAAAGATGTTAGTGAAAATCTTACAAAGAAATTTATTTATCATATTGATTTTTATGAAGTTGATAGAACTAGGGAAATTGAAAGGGATATATCAATTAAATTTATAGGAGCTTCTGTTGGTGTTAAGGAAGGTGGTACCTTAAGTGTACTCCGTAATACAGTTAAAGTGAAGGCTCTGCCTTTGAATTTGCCGGAGTTTGTTGAAGTAGATTTAACTCCTGTTAAAAAGGGGGATCAAATAACTTTGAAAGATATTGTGCTTTCTGATAATGTAAAACTTTCTGAAACAGATGAAAATTTGGCGGTTTTATTTGTAAAATAA
- the ftsH gene encoding ATP-dependent zinc metalloprotease FtsH, whose protein sequence is MNINNNNLNNNGKSNNKKKNKNWILGLVVVFLVLAIFMSYFMRGGENYKNVPYSTFQTYLDSGLIESVVIIDKSQIQFIVKNSNLGKSYFSTSIPYFDINLLAELKAKRVEVSSGKSQSSLIGVLLQTLPWILFFVFFFFIFRQTQGGGGKVFSFGKSNAQKYEAGKNKVTFKDVAGQEEAKQELGEVVEFLKYPKKFEKIGARIPKGVLLVGSPGTGKTLLAKAVAGEAGVNFFHMSGSDFVEMFVGVGASRVRDLFDNARKNAPCIIFIDELDAVGRSRGAGLGGGHDEREQTLNQLLVEMDGFGTYTNVIVMAATNRPDVLDSALLRPGRFDRQVAVTLPDIKEREAILNIHAQKTKLAKEIDLRVIARATPGVSGADLANLINEGALIAARNNQSEILMHDLEEARDKILMGVAKKSMTITDRQKLETAYHEAGHALLHYYLEHADPLHKVTIIPRGRALGVAFSLPKEDRLSINKNQILDKIKICYGGYASEQINLGFTTAGVQNDLMQATNLAKKMVTEWGMGEDVGPIFLVDDEAPIFLPKEFSKSKAYSENTADRVDREVKKILEGCLKEASDILIKHKDQLVKLAEALITRETLTDNEVRELLGFELIESDYELSLKQSKQEETIDR, encoded by the coding sequence ATGAATATTAACAATAATAATTTGAATAATAATGGTAAATCTAATAATAAAAAGAAAAATAAGAATTGGATTTTGGGACTTGTTGTTGTTTTCTTAGTTTTAGCAATATTCATGTCTTATTTTATGCGTGGTGGAGAAAATTATAAAAACGTTCCTTATAGTACATTTCAGACTTATTTAGATAGTGGTTTGATTGAATCAGTTGTGATTATTGATAAGAGTCAAATTCAGTTTATTGTCAAAAATTCTAATTTAGGAAAGTCTTATTTCTCTACTAGTATTCCTTATTTTGATATTAATTTACTTGCGGAGCTTAAAGCCAAGCGAGTAGAGGTAAGTTCTGGAAAGAGTCAATCGTCTTTAATTGGCGTTTTACTTCAAACTTTACCTTGGATATTATTTTTTGTTTTCTTTTTCTTTATTTTTCGTCAAACTCAAGGTGGTGGTGGAAAAGTTTTTTCATTTGGAAAAAGCAATGCTCAAAAATATGAAGCAGGAAAGAATAAAGTTACTTTTAAAGATGTTGCTGGGCAAGAAGAAGCAAAACAAGAACTTGGTGAAGTAGTTGAATTTCTTAAATATCCTAAAAAATTTGAAAAAATTGGTGCCAGAATTCCTAAAGGTGTTCTTTTGGTTGGATCTCCTGGAACAGGAAAGACTTTGCTTGCCAAGGCTGTTGCTGGGGAAGCAGGAGTAAATTTTTTCCATATGTCGGGTTCTGATTTTGTTGAGATGTTTGTAGGGGTTGGGGCAAGTCGTGTTAGAGATCTTTTTGATAATGCAAGAAAAAATGCTCCTTGTATAATTTTTATTGATGAACTTGATGCTGTTGGGAGAAGTCGTGGAGCTGGACTTGGTGGTGGTCATGATGAGAGAGAACAGACTCTTAATCAATTATTAGTTGAGATGGATGGTTTTGGGACATATACTAATGTAATAGTGATGGCAGCTACAAATAGACCTGATGTTCTTGATTCTGCTTTGTTAAGACCAGGTAGATTTGATAGGCAAGTAGCAGTTACTTTGCCTGATATTAAGGAGAGAGAAGCAATATTAAATATACATGCTCAGAAGACTAAGCTTGCAAAAGAGATCGACTTAAGAGTAATAGCAAGAGCTACCCCTGGTGTTAGTGGTGCTGATCTTGCAAATTTAATTAATGAAGGTGCTTTGATTGCTGCTAGAAATAATCAATCTGAAATTTTGATGCATGATTTGGAAGAAGCTCGGGATAAAATACTTATGGGAGTTGCTAAAAAATCTATGACTATTACTGATAGGCAAAAACTTGAAACAGCTTATCATGAAGCTGGTCATGCTTTGCTTCATTATTATCTTGAGCATGCTGATCCTTTACATAAAGTTACTATTATTCCTAGAGGTAGAGCTCTTGGTGTTGCTTTTTCTCTTCCTAAAGAAGATAGACTTTCAATCAATAAGAATCAAATTCTTGATAAAATTAAAATATGTTATGGTGGTTATGCTAGTGAGCAGATTAATTTAGGTTTTACTACAGCTGGTGTTCAGAATGATTTAATGCAAGCTACTAATTTGGCAAAGAAAATGGTTACAGAATGGGGTATGGGAGAGGATGTAGGTCCTATATTTTTGGTAGATGATGAAGCTCCAATTTTTCTTCCAAAAGAATTTTCTAAATCAAAAGCATATTCTGAAAATACTGCTGATAGAGTAGATAGAGAAGTTAAGAAAATTCTTGAAGGGTGTTTAAAAGAGGCATCAGATATTTTAATTAAGCATAAGGATCAGTTAGTAAAACTTGCAGAGGCCTTGATTACAAGAGAAACTTTAACAGATAATGAAGTGAGAGAACTTTTAGGTTTTGAATTAATTGAGAGTGATTATGAACTAAGTTTAAAGCAGTCTAAGCAAGAAGAGACAATTGATAGATAA
- the nadD gene encoding nicotinate (nicotinamide) nucleotide adenylyltransferase, with product MRIAILGGTYNPVHIGHMFLAKEIEHFLNVDKILFIPTHKPVHKCVEDISVTDRVTMLKLAVQYEDNMFVDECDVIHGGVTYTIDTIACIRNKYANDDIYLIIGDDLFETFDSWKNPEKIVESVNLVVVHRIYSKRLSSRFKHIYVDNRVFPISSSEIRNRIEQGLPVDYLLPFDVLRYIKNNNLYVKGM from the coding sequence ATGCGAATAGCAATATTGGGTGGTACTTATAATCCTGTTCATATTGGACATATGTTTTTGGCAAAAGAAATAGAGCATTTTTTAAATGTTGATAAGATCTTATTTATTCCTACTCATAAACCTGTTCATAAATGTGTTGAGGATATTAGTGTTACAGATAGAGTGACAATGCTTAAATTGGCGGTACAATATGAAGATAATATGTTTGTTGATGAATGCGATGTGATACATGGGGGGGTAACTTATACTATTGATACTATTGCTTGTATTAGAAATAAATATGCTAATGATGATATATATTTGATTATTGGAGATGATCTTTTTGAAACTTTTGATTCATGGAAAAATCCGGAAAAAATAGTTGAATCTGTTAATCTTGTAGTTGTTCATAGAATTTATAGCAAGAGATTGAGTAGTCGATTTAAACATATTTATGTTGATAATAGGGTATTTCCTATTTCGTCTTCAGAGATTAGAAATAGAATTGAACAAGGATTACCTGTAGATTATTTGCTTCCCTTTGATGTTTTGAGATATATTAAAAATAATAATTTGTATGTTAAAGGTATGTAA
- a CDS encoding thymidine kinase, which produces MGFYLNLVNGDTRSKLDNIVSISHFNFKDNSNLMLIIGPMGSGKTEYAAKIYKDSLIIKNKSSEILASITRGLRNRANVFFIRNILDKKRFKNYPENVIPYRGGGSDEIDGVDFASDSFDVGQLIEKNPEYGTFIIDETCFYDERLVFIVNKIALDLNVLFILPTLLYNFRKEIFNNTARLLIEYADKICSLGAYCEHINCMDESFLTYRYYFYEGKEIAAPYFDPLLIVGGDEIVESAIYPNYATRCSKHHYLVGREYFFTILKPFALLYIQGDRKFLEREIVDLKSNIVNSNFQKSLLIEVGEKYDITILENVLKLPFLAERALITLSFEYNILSKEDFKEIVNRFSLSKDYIQKVIVSREYKGIF; this is translated from the coding sequence ATGGGCTTTTATTTGAATTTAGTTAATGGCGATACTCGTTCTAAGCTTGATAATATTGTTTCTATTAGTCATTTTAATTTTAAAGACAATTCAAATCTAATGCTTATTATTGGTCCTATGGGTAGTGGTAAGACAGAATATGCTGCTAAAATTTATAAAGATTCTCTTATTATTAAAAATAAATCTTCTGAAATTTTAGCTTCTATCACAAGGGGTCTTAGAAATAGAGCCAATGTATTTTTTATTAGAAATATTCTTGATAAAAAAAGATTTAAGAATTATCCTGAGAATGTTATTCCTTATAGAGGCGGTGGGAGTGATGAAATTGATGGTGTTGATTTTGCTAGTGATTCTTTTGATGTAGGACAATTGATAGAGAAAAATCCTGAATATGGGACTTTTATTATTGATGAGACTTGTTTTTATGATGAGAGATTAGTATTTATTGTAAATAAGATAGCTTTAGATTTAAATGTATTATTTATACTTCCTACTTTACTTTATAATTTTAGAAAAGAAATATTTAATAACACGGCTAGACTTTTAATAGAGTATGCAGATAAAATTTGTAGTCTTGGTGCTTATTGTGAACATATTAATTGTATGGATGAATCTTTTTTGACATATAGATATTATTTTTATGAAGGTAAAGAAATAGCTGCACCTTATTTTGATCCTTTATTAATTGTTGGTGGTGATGAGATTGTTGAATCTGCTATTTATCCAAATTATGCTACAAGATGTTCTAAACATCATTATCTTGTTGGGAGAGAATATTTTTTTACTATTCTTAAACCTTTTGCATTATTATATATTCAGGGTGATAGAAAATTTCTAGAGAGAGAAATTGTTGATTTAAAGAGTAATATTGTAAATTCAAATTTTCAAAAGTCTCTTTTAATTGAGGTTGGCGAGAAATATGATATTACCATTTTAGAAAATGTGTTAAAATTGCCTTTTTTGGCAGAAAGAGCCTTGATTACACTTTCGTTTGAATATAATATCTTAAGTAAAGAAGATTTTAAGGAAATTGTTAATAGATTTTCACTTAGTAAAGATTATATTCAAAAAGTAATTGTTTCAAGAGAGTATAAGGGAATTTTTTAA
- the obgE gene encoding GTPase ObgE, producing the protein MHLFKDSLNLIVSSGNGGAGCVSFLREKFKAKGGPDGGDGGRGGDVIFKVKSNLKTLSLYRNGQKLSASNGKSGMGLKKSGAAGSDLIIFVPPNTSIYDADSNCMLFELKNFDDEVVVLKGGRGGLGNVNFKSSTKRTPRFAQPGESGLTLNLRLELSLIADIGLVGLPNAGKSSLISKITASRSRVANYPFTTKIPHFGVVRVSYNDLIIADLPGIIEGASKGIGLGFEFLRHISKTQILVFLIDVSSDDFMSAYDILINELRVYDIGLLKKKRIIVASKLDLEGATENFNQLKSILSEERVLGISIYDNIGINELVSEFFSLVKI; encoded by the coding sequence TTGCATCTATTTAAAGATTCTTTAAATTTGATTGTCTCTTCAGGGAATGGGGGTGCAGGATGTGTTTCTTTTTTGCGTGAAAAATTTAAGGCTAAAGGAGGTCCTGATGGAGGTGATGGAGGAAGAGGTGGGGATGTAATCTTTAAAGTGAAGTCAAATCTTAAAACTTTGTCTCTTTATAGAAATGGCCAAAAACTTAGTGCTAGTAATGGAAAATCTGGAATGGGTTTAAAGAAAAGTGGAGCTGCTGGGTCAGATTTGATTATTTTTGTTCCTCCAAATACTAGCATTTATGATGCTGATTCTAATTGTATGTTATTTGAGCTTAAAAATTTTGATGATGAAGTTGTTGTTTTGAAAGGTGGAAGAGGTGGTCTTGGAAATGTGAATTTTAAAAGTTCTACAAAACGAACACCAAGATTTGCTCAACCAGGAGAATCTGGGCTTACTTTAAATTTACGCCTTGAATTGTCATTAATAGCTGATATTGGACTTGTTGGGCTTCCTAATGCAGGTAAATCTTCTCTTATCTCTAAAATAACTGCTTCACGATCAAGAGTTGCAAATTATCCTTTTACAACTAAAATTCCACATTTTGGTGTTGTAAGAGTTTCTTATAATGATTTGATTATTGCTGATCTACCTGGAATAATTGAGGGAGCAAGTAAAGGTATAGGTCTTGGTTTTGAATTTTTAAGGCATATTTCTAAGACTCAAATTTTGGTTTTCTTGATTGATGTTTCTAGTGATGATTTTATGAGTGCTTATGATATTCTTATTAATGAACTTAGAGTATATGATATTGGACTTTTGAAAAAAAAGCGCATAATTGTTGCTAGTAAACTTGATTTAGAGGGTGCAACAGAAAATTTTAATCAGTTAAAAAGTATTTTGTCTGAAGAGAGGGTGCTAGGAATTTCTATTTATGATAATATCGGAATAAATGAACTTGTTAGTGAATTTTTTTCTTTAGTAAAAATTTGA
- a CDS encoding S1C family serine protease, which yields MHRKIFIVIMLIFSCNTIRDIDDKQIYYVPSESISKHIEDNNFEFALSSYYNLRNNGFEMEQDILDLRDKALSGIQNEYLNLCKSKDYEGALFKLETLNLFGIMLNESKKQLILKHLESLRHKDPMLASFFAKYYLFDNNFDFLQNFVIHEKSPSKNVLLDTAVLTVWVDMGTKIVNGNRVPNIALGSSFVIDNLKGYALTNYHVISSQVNSDYNGVSNLYVKLPRGKGEKLPAEVISYSKEMDLALIKVSFKLEHQFNLDYSSNINIGDRIYAMGSPLGFEKTITSGIISGKNRNLLSVGDSYQIDAAINQGNSGGPVINENGGFVGLTFAGFVYSQGLNFVIPSKWVLKVLPFMYRGGVLKNNWLGFTFAESLNNLEISYVVPNSPADIGGLRSGDSILSVNSLKFDSLRELQYYILQRKSMVSVKYKRNNKEYESYLYPQNRPENIFESIINRDSFKNVVGAFLGLNLSFIAGKEYRVAKVFANGLGDELNFRTNDEIFIYDLKYIRDKRVFILLLYVKRLFSGYLGAPLQLIIPFDSIIFV from the coding sequence ATGCATAGAAAAATTTTTATTGTCATTATGTTAATTTTTTCATGCAACACAATAAGAGATATAGATGACAAACAAATTTATTATGTCCCATCTGAAAGCATAAGTAAGCATATTGAGGACAATAATTTTGAATTTGCTCTTTCAAGTTATTACAATCTAAGAAATAATGGTTTTGAAATGGAACAGGATATTTTGGATTTAAGAGATAAAGCTTTATCTGGAATTCAAAATGAATATTTAAATTTATGCAAATCTAAAGATTATGAGGGAGCATTATTTAAGCTTGAGACTTTAAATTTGTTTGGTATTATGCTTAATGAGAGCAAAAAGCAATTGATTTTAAAACATCTTGAGAGTTTGAGACATAAGGATCCAATGCTTGCAAGTTTTTTTGCAAAATATTATTTGTTTGATAATAATTTTGATTTTTTGCAAAATTTTGTTATTCATGAAAAATCTCCTTCAAAAAATGTTTTGCTAGATACAGCTGTATTAACGGTTTGGGTAGATATGGGCACTAAAATTGTAAATGGTAATAGAGTACCCAATATTGCTTTAGGTTCTTCTTTTGTTATTGATAATCTGAAGGGATATGCTTTGACTAATTATCATGTAATTAGTTCTCAAGTTAACAGTGATTATAATGGAGTTTCCAATCTTTATGTTAAGCTTCCAAGAGGCAAGGGTGAAAAGCTTCCCGCAGAAGTGATTTCTTATTCAAAAGAGATGGATCTTGCATTAATTAAGGTTTCTTTTAAATTAGAGCATCAATTTAATTTGGATTATTCTTCAAATATTAATATTGGAGACAGAATTTATGCTATGGGTTCTCCTTTGGGATTTGAGAAGACTATTACTTCAGGAATAATTTCTGGTAAGAATAGAAATCTGTTGTCTGTGGGTGATTCTTATCAAATTGATGCTGCCATTAATCAGGGAAATTCTGGTGGACCTGTCATCAATGAGAATGGAGGTTTTGTTGGCCTTACATTTGCTGGATTTGTATATTCTCAAGGTCTTAATTTTGTAATACCTTCAAAATGGGTTTTAAAGGTATTGCCCTTTATGTATAGAGGTGGTGTTTTAAAGAATAATTGGTTGGGTTTTACTTTTGCAGAAAGTTTAAATAATTTAGAAATATCGTATGTAGTTCCTAATTCGCCTGCAGATATTGGTGGACTTAGAAGTGGAGATTCTATTTTAAGTGTTAATTCTTTAAAATTTGATAGTTTAAGAGAATTACAATATTATATTTTGCAAAGAAAGTCTATGGTAAGTGTTAAATATAAAAGGAATAATAAGGAATACGAGAGTTATTTATATCCCCAAAATCGACCCGAAAATATTTTTGAGAGTATCATTAATAGAGATTCTTTTAAAAATGTAGTGGGAGCTTTTTTGGGTTTAAATTTAAGTTTTATTGCTGGAAAAGAGTATAGGGTCGCCAAGGTTTTTGCAAATGGTCTTGGTGATGAATTGAATTTTAGGACTAATGATGAAATTTTTATTTATGATTTAAAATATATTAGGGATAAGAGAGTATTTATATTATTACTTTATGTTAAAAGATTATTTTCTGGATATTTAGGAGCTCCTTTGCAGCTTATTATTCCTTTTGATTCTATTATATTTGTATAA
- the spoVG gene encoding septation regulator SpoVG, with translation MNITNVRIRRVDNKDSSSKLLAYVTVTFDDCLVLHNIRVIRGQKGVFIVMPNRRTKIGEYKDIVHPINQSFREILQSAIFKEYVKENPSNFELELV, from the coding sequence GTGAATATTACAAATGTAAGAATTAGGAGAGTTGATAATAAAGATTCCAGTTCTAAGCTATTAGCATATGTTACAGTTACTTTTGATGATTGCTTAGTTTTACATAATATCAGAGTTATTAGAGGGCAAAAAGGCGTGTTTATTGTTATGCCTAATAGGAGAACTAAAATTGGAGAATATAAAGATATTGTTCATCCTATTAATCAAAGTTTTAGAGAAATTTTGCAAAGTGCTATTTTTAAAGAATATGTCAAAGAAAACCCTTCAAATTTTGAACTTGAATTAGTCTAG